A single Desulfovulcanus ferrireducens DNA region contains:
- a CDS encoding Lrp/AsnC family transcriptional regulator → MIDEVDKKILNILQKNARISNAEIARRVGMAPSGILERMRKLERKGIIQKYEVRLNPKALGLVLTVLIMVKTEERVGSVEIGYELAKISEVQEVYFTAGEYNYLLKARVSDTDALTELLRKFGAIPGVKDTRTTLVLNDIKESLALDLDRVDVARAGGKKGARKGNSQESEDIS, encoded by the coding sequence ATGATTGATGAAGTTGATAAGAAAATATTGAACATTCTCCAAAAAAATGCCCGGATTTCCAACGCAGAAATTGCGCGACGGGTAGGTATGGCTCCCTCAGGAATCTTGGAGCGGATGCGAAAGCTCGAGCGTAAAGGAATTATCCAAAAATATGAAGTGCGTTTGAATCCCAAGGCCTTGGGATTGGTTCTTACTGTGTTGATCATGGTTAAGACTGAGGAACGGGTCGGATCGGTGGAGATAGGTTATGAACTGGCCAAGATTTCAGAGGTTCAGGAAGTATATTTTACTGCTGGGGAATATAACTATCTCTTAAAGGCCAGGGTGTCTGATACAGATGCTTTGACAGAACTTTTGAGAAAGTTCGGTGCTATTCCCGGGGTTAAAGATACCAGGACGACTCTGGTCTTAAATGACATTAAAGAAAGCTTGGCCCTGGATCTGGATCGCGTTGATGTGGCTAGAGCCGGAGGCAAAAAGGGAGCTAGAAAAGGTAATAGTCAGGAAAGTGAAGATATATCCTAA